A genomic region of Pseudomonas abietaniphila contains the following coding sequences:
- a CDS encoding MurR/RpiR family transcriptional regulator → MPVPQTLAELRSAIVEHQERLTARQRDAAHYLNEHPHDVALNTVAALAKISGIPSSAFIRLAQALGFGGFSDLQRLFKQPLQQAGQGSFKERIRHYRGEQLLDDPTDVGAMLSAFSRANIVSLEHLAEGEQVEAIENAIGLLQEARTTFVVGMRRSFPMAAYLSYALSRVGRRAVHISGLGGSLREQVGALHSDDVLVAVSFPPYAQETIDACQQAVAAGTPIVAITDSILSPVGQKASVMIEVNDAELLGFRSLTAAFCIAQTLAMGLAFREGQNLDGPGHDALKNIDC, encoded by the coding sequence ATGCCTGTACCTCAAACCCTCGCCGAGCTGCGCTCAGCCATCGTCGAACATCAGGAGCGACTGACCGCACGTCAGCGTGACGCGGCGCATTACCTGAACGAGCATCCCCACGATGTCGCGCTGAACACCGTTGCGGCACTGGCCAAAATCTCCGGGATTCCGTCGTCGGCTTTCATTCGGCTGGCGCAGGCCTTGGGTTTTGGCGGGTTCAGCGACCTGCAGCGGTTATTCAAGCAGCCTTTGCAGCAAGCCGGGCAGGGCAGTTTCAAAGAGCGCATCCGCCACTATCGAGGCGAGCAACTGCTGGACGATCCTACCGATGTCGGCGCCATGCTCTCCGCCTTCAGCCGCGCCAATATCGTCTCGCTGGAGCATTTGGCCGAAGGTGAACAGGTCGAAGCCATCGAGAACGCCATCGGTTTGTTGCAAGAGGCACGCACGACCTTTGTGGTTGGCATGCGTCGTTCGTTTCCGATGGCGGCGTACCTCAGTTACGCGCTCAGTCGTGTAGGACGCCGCGCCGTTCACATCAGCGGATTGGGCGGCAGCCTGCGTGAACAGGTCGGTGCGCTGCACAGCGATGACGTGCTGGTGGCGGTGAGCTTTCCGCCGTATGCGCAGGAAACCATCGACGCCTGCCAGCAGGCGGTGGCCGCCGGGACGCCGATCGTGGCGATCACTGACAGCATTCTCAGTCCGGTCGGACAAAAAGCGTCGGTGATGATTGAGGTCAACGATGCTGAGTTGCTGGGCTTTCGCTCGCTGACGGCCGCCTTCTGCATTGCGCAAACCCTGGCCATGGGCCTGGCGTTCCGCGAGGGGCAGAACCTGGATGGACCGGGTCACGACGCTTTGAAA